One Gordonia sp. SID5947 genomic region harbors:
- a CDS encoding MFS transporter: MSLGTQSRSPAVDAEAGRRVPPWVLVFGAVFVCSWAGNQFSPMLLLYKEAEHYSAGTVTSFLGVYVAGLAPALIIAGAVSDHVGRRVPMFWAVCFGLTGSVLLALGELGSVPIYLGRLVSGATVGTAMAVGTTWLKELSGKPYDSGADTGAGARRASLAFTLGSALGALVAGSIAQWGPWPEVVPYVIHVAVTLPFLWLVRRPPETCFPGADRPPLRTRMTVPSARHRRFLRVVVVCGPWLFVACGLSYGYLPVLLGDAAGGLGLAYATTLSVIALVSGAVIQPVAKRIDSSSSARGIVVSLATLTVGMLVMMTAVATGQLVIGAAASVVFGAGFGIGLVSGLLEVQRIAPAADLAKLTGVFYAVAYLGFAVPTVLAALTPPFTTIELLTALVVLLIISTLVVLVSYRKHLPASGS; this comes from the coding sequence ATGAGTCTGGGAACTCAATCACGTTCTCCCGCGGTCGACGCCGAAGCAGGCCGCCGGGTACCACCGTGGGTGCTCGTCTTCGGGGCGGTGTTCGTCTGTTCCTGGGCGGGCAACCAGTTCAGCCCGATGTTGCTGTTGTACAAGGAGGCCGAACACTATTCGGCCGGAACGGTCACGAGTTTCCTGGGCGTCTATGTGGCCGGGCTGGCGCCGGCGCTGATCATCGCGGGCGCTGTTTCCGACCATGTTGGCCGGCGGGTTCCGATGTTCTGGGCCGTGTGTTTCGGTCTGACGGGCAGTGTGCTCCTCGCGCTCGGCGAACTCGGTTCCGTCCCTATCTATCTCGGCCGCCTGGTCTCCGGTGCGACAGTCGGCACGGCGATGGCCGTCGGGACCACCTGGCTCAAGGAGCTGTCCGGAAAGCCATACGACTCCGGCGCCGATACCGGCGCCGGAGCACGTCGTGCATCGCTGGCCTTCACCCTCGGCTCCGCGCTGGGCGCACTCGTGGCCGGCAGCATCGCGCAGTGGGGGCCGTGGCCCGAGGTGGTGCCCTACGTGATCCACGTCGCGGTCACGCTGCCGTTCCTCTGGCTGGTCCGACGCCCGCCCGAGACGTGCTTTCCCGGTGCGGATCGCCCGCCCCTGCGGACTCGCATGACGGTCCCGTCGGCGCGGCACCGGCGGTTCCTTCGTGTGGTGGTGGTCTGCGGCCCATGGCTTTTCGTGGCTTGCGGGCTCTCGTACGGTTATCTGCCGGTCCTGCTCGGGGATGCGGCGGGTGGCCTCGGACTCGCGTACGCGACGACGCTCAGCGTCATCGCACTCGTTTCCGGTGCGGTCATCCAGCCCGTCGCCAAGCGGATCGACTCGTCCTCCAGTGCGCGCGGGATCGTGGTGTCGCTCGCGACGCTCACCGTCGGCATGCTGGTGATGATGACGGCGGTGGCGACCGGTCAGCTGGTCATCGGTGCCGCTGCGAGTGTGGTGTTCGGCGCAGGTTTCGGAATCGGCCTCGTATCAGGTCTTCTCGAGGTCCAGCGCATCGCTCCGGCAGCCGATCTCGCGAAGCTCACCGGGGTCTTCTATGCCGTCGCCTATCTGGGGTTCGCCGTCCCGACGGTCCTCGCCGCGTTGACCCCGCCGTTCACCACCATCGAGTTGCTCACCGCGCTCGTGGTGCTCCTGATCATCTCGACGCTGGTGGTGCTGGTCAGCTATCGGAAGCATCTGCCGGCATCCGGCTCGTGA
- a CDS encoding ROK family transcriptional regulator, with amino-acid sequence MSTPSAGPSATRWLTAARLIEVVRTRPGVTRASAAQELGIRSGAATELLARLRRAELLDESPAPAHGRGRPTTVLHTHPAGPLVIAVELSLTGWRVAIAEIDGVPRVQAHVTRMGRDPLPVLAHIADVVGDIHARHGERLRAVSVSVAGAVRDDRLVQFTPLDWSDIDLSRVTAELPADVDLPVLVGNDATLAGLAEARTGSARGVGTALHLIVAVGLGGALVVDGAPMIGAHGGAGEYGHVPFGDPSDLCPCGAHGCWDLSVDGRALARHLRDPPPDNPLRYAYDLLDARRSTTGPGIQRAFDLVGSSLGRGIAGLVNIHDPDVVTLGGLAAPLRAAARERFESAYLGGLMSFRKQQPPEVIDGIHGDDGPLHGAALRGIDRITTVDALAEWADR; translated from the coding sequence ATGTCGACCCCGTCCGCCGGTCCGTCTGCCACCCGCTGGCTGACGGCAGCCCGTCTGATCGAGGTGGTGCGCACCCGGCCGGGTGTGACACGGGCGTCGGCCGCTCAGGAACTCGGTATCCGCAGCGGTGCGGCGACCGAATTGCTGGCCCGGCTGCGCCGTGCGGAGCTGCTCGACGAGAGCCCCGCCCCGGCCCATGGGCGAGGCCGGCCGACCACCGTTCTGCACACGCACCCAGCCGGCCCGCTCGTGATCGCGGTGGAACTCAGTCTCACCGGTTGGCGAGTGGCGATTGCAGAGATCGACGGTGTCCCACGGGTGCAGGCCCATGTCACTCGGATGGGACGGGATCCGTTGCCGGTGCTGGCCCATATCGCCGACGTCGTCGGCGATATCCACGCCCGACACGGCGAACGACTCCGCGCGGTCTCCGTGTCGGTGGCCGGCGCGGTCCGCGACGACCGTCTGGTGCAGTTCACCCCGCTCGACTGGTCGGACATCGACCTGTCGCGCGTCACCGCGGAACTGCCGGCCGACGTCGACCTCCCGGTCCTGGTCGGCAACGACGCGACCCTGGCCGGGCTGGCCGAGGCGCGTACCGGCTCTGCACGCGGCGTCGGTACCGCGCTGCACCTGATCGTCGCAGTCGGGCTCGGGGGCGCGCTGGTCGTCGACGGTGCGCCGATGATCGGCGCGCACGGCGGCGCGGGCGAGTACGGCCACGTCCCCTTCGGTGACCCCTCGGACCTGTGTCCGTGCGGCGCCCATGGATGCTGGGACCTCAGCGTCGACGGTCGCGCTCTCGCCCGGCACCTACGGGACCCGCCACCCGACAACCCGCTGCGCTACGCCTACGACCTCCTCGACGCGCGCCGCTCCACGACCGGGCCCGGGATCCAGCGTGCGTTCGATCTGGTCGGTTCCTCCCTGGGTCGCGGGATCGCCGGTTTGGTCAACATCCACGATCCCGACGTCGTCACGCTCGGCGGTCTCGCCGCGCCGCTGCGCGCGGCGGCCCGCGAACGCTTCGAATCCGCATACCTCGGTGGCCTGATGTCGTTCCGCAAGCAGCAACCGCCCGAGGTGATCGACGGGATCCACGGCGACGACGGACCGTTACACGGTGCAGCGCTGCGCGGCATCGATCGCATCACCACCGTCGATGCGCTCGCCGAATGGGCAGACCGCTGA
- a CDS encoding acyl carrier protein — MEAELTTNELVPILVRQAVADVLGVPPTALDAATPLSEYGLDSISAIDLTVQIEEVFDIGIPHRDIRMLATVDSIIDYVQRIGC, encoded by the coding sequence ATGGAAGCGGAACTGACGACGAATGAACTCGTGCCGATCCTGGTCCGCCAAGCGGTCGCCGATGTGCTGGGGGTGCCACCGACCGCACTCGACGCCGCCACACCACTGTCCGAGTACGGCCTCGATTCGATCTCGGCCATCGACCTGACGGTGCAGATCGAGGAGGTCTTCGACATCGGGATCCCGCATCGGGACATCCGGATGCTGGCGACCGTCGACAGCATCATCGACTATGTGCAGAGGATCGGCTGCTGA
- a CDS encoding TetR/AcrR family transcriptional regulator translates to MSTHRRRGPELERAILDAVREQVDRHGYTSITYEGIAAAAGTGKAVLYRRWATKAQMVLAAMAADEQIDLTFTVDTGSLTGDLELALRGGRDILDRRREMVAGLLADFRPDDSGWGSHCSPTASAMCSARFSHRPARAESSATRLSHPGSCPCR, encoded by the coding sequence ATGTCGACTCACCGACGGCGTGGCCCCGAACTCGAGCGAGCGATCCTCGACGCGGTCCGCGAGCAGGTGGATCGTCATGGGTACACGAGCATCACCTACGAAGGCATCGCGGCGGCCGCCGGCACCGGAAAAGCCGTCCTGTACCGACGTTGGGCCACCAAGGCCCAGATGGTGCTCGCCGCGATGGCGGCCGACGAGCAGATCGATCTGACCTTCACGGTCGACACCGGTAGCCTGACCGGCGATCTCGAACTCGCGCTCAGGGGTGGGCGGGACATCCTCGACCGGCGTCGGGAAATGGTGGCCGGACTCCTGGCCGACTTCCGGCCCGACGACTCCGGCTGGGGCAGTCACTGTTCTCCGACCGCATCAGCGATGTGCTCAGCCCGATTCTCGCACAGGCCCGCGCGCGCGGAGAGCTCGGCGACTCGCCTCTCCCACCCCGGGTCTTGTCCATGCCGCTGA
- a CDS encoding LLM class flavin-dependent oxidoreductase, protein MRFGICILPEQQWRHTRPLWQRAEEMGFHHAWTYDHLVWGGLPDSSWFSCLPTLTAAAGVTSRIGLGAFVISPNFRHPATLAREVQTVADIADGRLLVGLGAGGSPDDGILGQPDVTVRQRVDRLQEFALLLDRMLIDDHVSAQGDYFTVRDMRLVGGPVRDRIPLILAGNGPRSVRFAARHGDGWVTTGARADDLDDWFAGVARNCRILDETAADRRDGRVVDRYLSIDSSPRNSLESIALFDDMVGRASELGFTDVIVHWPRTTEPYRAHLDVLESIAARGLG, encoded by the coding sequence ATGCGATTCGGCATCTGCATCCTGCCCGAGCAGCAATGGCGCCACACCCGCCCGTTGTGGCAGCGCGCCGAAGAGATGGGTTTCCACCATGCGTGGACCTACGACCATCTCGTCTGGGGCGGCCTGCCCGATTCGTCGTGGTTCTCCTGTCTCCCGACGTTGACCGCCGCCGCTGGTGTCACGTCCCGAATCGGCCTCGGCGCCTTCGTGATCTCGCCGAACTTTCGCCATCCCGCCACCCTGGCACGTGAGGTGCAAACGGTCGCCGACATCGCCGACGGTCGGCTGCTGGTCGGACTCGGCGCCGGCGGGTCGCCCGACGACGGGATACTCGGACAGCCCGATGTCACGGTTCGCCAACGCGTCGACAGGTTGCAGGAGTTCGCCCTGCTTCTCGACCGCATGTTGATCGACGATCACGTGAGTGCGCAGGGCGATTACTTCACGGTCCGGGACATGCGCCTCGTCGGAGGCCCCGTCCGAGATCGGATCCCGTTGATCCTCGCGGGCAACGGCCCCCGTTCGGTTCGGTTCGCGGCGCGGCACGGAGATGGGTGGGTGACGACCGGCGCCCGCGCCGACGACCTCGACGACTGGTTCGCCGGCGTCGCGCGCAACTGCCGGATTCTCGACGAAACCGCGGCGGATCGGCGCGATGGCCGCGTCGTCGACCGGTATCTCAGCATCGACTCATCCCCGCGGAACTCGTTGGAGAGCATCGCCCTCTTCGACGACATGGTCGGTCGCGCAAGCGAACTCGGGTTCACCGACGTGATCGTGCATTGGCCGAGGACGACTGAGCCGTACCGTGCACACCTCGACGTGCTGGAGTCGATCGCGGCGCGCGGCCTCGGCTGA
- a CDS encoding FAD-dependent oxidoreductase yields the protein MLVTTIVIVGGGLAGAKAAEALRAQDFDGDVILFGAEERLPYERPPLSKEFLAGRKFLDDFTVHDGDWYRDNRIDFRPGTVIEKIDVGDKIVGLPNGSGIGYDKLLLATGSRSRRLDLPGADADGVHYLRTIDDAQRLSDAITDTTRVAIVGGGWIGLEVAASARQRGAEVTVAEYASQPLLTILGSRVAEVFADLHREHGVDLRTGVEVAEVVTDGGAARGLRLADGDTIDAEVVLIAAGASPNIELAEDAGLATAGGGVVVDAGLRSSDPDVFAVGDIANAEHPLLHTRVRTEHWANALNQPAVAVANMLGGDEKYSNLPYFFTDQFDLGMEYAGLSTGYQQVVFRGDVPARAFVVFWLDGDARVLAGMQVNIWDQLEEIKKLITAGTAVDTDRLANPEVPLAELVS from the coding sequence ATGCTCGTGACCACGATCGTGATCGTCGGCGGCGGCCTGGCCGGTGCAAAAGCGGCCGAGGCGTTGCGCGCACAGGATTTCGACGGAGACGTGATCCTGTTCGGCGCGGAAGAGCGTCTGCCCTACGAGCGACCGCCGCTGTCCAAGGAGTTCCTGGCAGGTCGGAAATTCTTGGACGACTTCACCGTTCACGACGGAGATTGGTACCGCGACAACAGGATCGACTTCCGCCCAGGCACCGTCATCGAGAAGATCGACGTCGGGGACAAGATCGTGGGACTTCCCAACGGAAGCGGCATCGGTTACGACAAACTGTTGCTGGCCACCGGTTCTCGATCACGCCGCCTCGACCTCCCGGGTGCCGACGCGGACGGTGTCCACTACCTGCGGACCATCGACGACGCCCAGCGTCTGAGCGATGCGATCACCGACACGACGCGGGTCGCGATCGTCGGGGGTGGTTGGATCGGCCTGGAGGTCGCGGCGAGCGCACGACAGCGCGGCGCGGAGGTGACCGTCGCCGAGTACGCGTCTCAACCATTGCTGACCATCCTGGGTTCGCGGGTCGCCGAGGTGTTCGCAGATCTGCATCGCGAGCACGGGGTCGACCTCCGGACCGGCGTGGAGGTGGCGGAGGTCGTCACCGACGGCGGTGCCGCGCGGGGCCTCCGGCTTGCCGACGGCGACACCATCGACGCCGAGGTGGTGCTGATCGCGGCGGGCGCATCGCCGAACATCGAACTCGCCGAAGACGCCGGGCTCGCGACCGCGGGCGGCGGCGTGGTGGTCGACGCCGGTCTGCGGAGCAGTGATCCCGACGTCTTCGCGGTCGGCGACATCGCGAATGCCGAGCATCCGCTCCTGCACACCCGGGTCCGCACCGAGCACTGGGCCAACGCGCTCAACCAGCCGGCGGTGGCCGTCGCCAACATGCTCGGTGGCGACGAGAAGTACTCGAATCTCCCCTACTTCTTCACCGACCAGTTCGACCTCGGGATGGAGTACGCCGGACTGTCGACGGGCTACCAACAGGTGGTGTTCCGCGGCGACGTCCCGGCGCGGGCGTTCGTCGTGTTCTGGCTCGACGGAGACGCGCGTGTCCTCGCGGGGATGCAGGTCAACATCTGGGATCAGCTCGAGGAGATCAAGAAGCTCATCACCGCCGGGACCGCGGTCGACACCGACAGGCTCGCGAATCCGGAAGTGCCACTTGCCGAACTCGTCTCATGA
- a CDS encoding glutathione peroxidase, whose amino-acid sequence MTTAYDFTADNIDGSPVPLSDFAGLPLLVVNTASKCGFTPQYEGLEALHREYAGQGLRVLGFPCDQFAHQEPGNAEEIKNFCSLTYDVTFPMFAKVDVNGPDAHPLYAWLRSEKRGLLGGRINWNFTKFLIGRDGRVVDRFAPTTKPAGLTGAIAKVL is encoded by the coding sequence ATGACCACCGCCTACGACTTCACCGCCGACAACATCGATGGCAGCCCAGTTCCTCTGTCCGATTTCGCCGGCCTGCCACTCCTCGTCGTGAACACGGCCTCCAAATGCGGTTTCACACCGCAGTACGAAGGGCTCGAGGCATTGCACCGTGAGTATGCCGGCCAGGGGTTGCGGGTGCTCGGCTTCCCGTGCGACCAGTTCGCACATCAGGAGCCGGGGAATGCGGAGGAGATCAAGAACTTCTGCTCGCTGACCTATGACGTGACGTTCCCGATGTTCGCGAAGGTCGACGTCAACGGCCCCGACGCACACCCGCTCTATGCGTGGCTGCGTTCGGAGAAGCGGGGCCTGCTCGGAGGCCGGATCAACTGGAACTTCACCAAGTTCCTGATCGGCCGTGACGGCAGGGTCGTCGATCGATTCGCCCCGACCACCAAGCCTGCCGGGCTGACCGGGGCGATCGCCAAGGTGCTCTGA
- a CDS encoding GntR family transcriptional regulator has protein sequence MTTSTGPVAAERAYAHTKALIISGELPGGALVSEGAIGAELGISRTPVHEAFLLLSAEQLIELVSRKGAIVRPMSHREAADVLAMRKGIEAASASQVFAAGGPGERCAGLLADNLNRQREYVDAGDVSGFVAADDDFHALMVEASGNPVAQHFYEELRSRQQRLRNLLLRVDPANLMSSYRDHRELADCFLAGDATRFADSLDAHLNRYQGAI, from the coding sequence ATGACCACCAGCACCGGGCCCGTGGCTGCCGAACGGGCCTATGCCCACACCAAGGCGCTGATCATCAGCGGAGAGCTGCCGGGCGGCGCGCTGGTGAGCGAGGGTGCGATCGGTGCCGAACTCGGGATCAGTCGAACTCCCGTCCATGAGGCGTTCCTTCTGCTCAGCGCCGAGCAATTGATCGAGCTCGTCTCGCGGAAGGGTGCGATCGTGCGGCCGATGTCGCACCGCGAGGCCGCCGATGTACTGGCGATGCGCAAGGGGATCGAGGCGGCGTCGGCGTCCCAGGTGTTCGCTGCCGGCGGCCCGGGAGAACGGTGTGCGGGTCTGTTGGCGGACAACCTGAATCGGCAGCGCGAGTATGTCGATGCCGGGGACGTCTCCGGATTCGTCGCTGCCGACGACGACTTCCATGCGCTGATGGTGGAGGCATCCGGAAATCCGGTCGCGCAGCACTTCTACGAGGAACTGCGGAGTCGTCAGCAGCGCCTGCGCAACCTGTTGCTCCGGGTGGATCCGGCCAATCTGATGTCGTCCTACCGTGATCACCGGGAGCTCGCGGACTGCTTTCTCGCGGGTGACGCGACACGATTCGCCGACTCACTCGACGCCCATCTCAATCGGTACCAGGGCGCGATATGA